In the genome of Pirellulales bacterium, the window ATGAACAATGTCGTGGCGACGCCAGCCATCGCGGCAAAAGTTCGAGGCTGACTGGTAGCGATCATTAGCATCCTCAAGTAACTTTTGGTGACAGATCATGTTGCCGGCAATGGTCCCATCTCCATTGGTAACCACCGGCAACGGGGGTGTCAATGATTTTCGTTCAATTCAACAAGACATTTCACGAATTCAACCAAGTCAGGTCATTCAGTCCAACGCGAAAACAGGAGAGAAATGGGGAGCGCCGATAGTAAATCGACACTGGCGCTCCCCTGCTTGTGCATCAGGTGAATTTTCCCGTTCGTCCAATTCCTAGAAGTAATCCGTCGGGATCGACAGATCGTTGTTGGATCGTTTGATCGAACCGTCGCTGGCCATTTTGGTTTATCCGCGCACACTGCATTTTTTGACGATCATGCAAAATGTATTAGCGATCGTTCTCGGCGGCGGCCGAGGGACGCGATTGTATCCGCTCACGAAATATCGATCGAAGCCGGCCGTGCCGCTGGCGGGAAATTATCGGCTGATCGACATCCCACTGTCGAATTGCATCAACAGCGGCCTACAGCGGATGTACGTGCTGACGCAATTCAATTCGGTGAGTTTGCATCGGCACATTCGCCGCACGTACATGTTCGACGGCTTCAGCGGCGGGTTTGTCGAAATTCTCGCGGCCCAGCAGACCAACGAAAGCTCGAACTGGTATCAAGGCACGGCCGACGCCGTACGGCAAAATTTGCGCTATGTCGAGGAATCGAACGCTGACTACGTGTTGATTTTGTCCGGCGATCAACTTTATCGGATGAACTATGCCGAGATGCTGGCGACGCATCAACAAGCTGGTGCCGATGTATCCATCGCCGCCATGCCGGTGACCCGCAGCGCAGCGCATGCGTTTGGCATCATGCGCGTAGACGATACGGGTCGCGTCGTGGGGTTTCTGGAAAAGCCGAAGACGGACGCCGAGGCCGACATGGTTCGCACCGAGCCGGCCTGGATCGATGCCCATGGCGTGCCCAGCAAAGGACGCGATTTGCTCGCCAGCATGGGCATTTACTTGTTCAATCGCAAAGAGCTCATTGATGTGTTGACGAAAACTGAATATCACGATTTTGGCCGCGAGGTATTTCCCGCCTCGATGCGCGCTCGCAAGGTCCACATGCACCTGTTCGATGGATTTTGGGAAGACATCGGCACGATCAAGTCCTTCTACGAGTGTAATTTGGAGCTAGCGCGGCCCAATCCACCATTTGTGTTAGCTTCCGCGAACGCGCCGATCTATACGCGAACGCGTTTCTTGCCTCCGTCGCAAATTGTAGGGGCGAAAATCACAAACAGTATGATTTCAAGCGGTTGCCACATCGAAGCAGGGGCGACGATTGAAAACAGCGTCGTCGGGCTACGTACCTGGATCGGCCGCGATGTCGTGATTCGCAATAGCGTGCTATTGGGAAACGATTATTACGAAGCAAGCGATCAGAATAGCCACCGTGGCATTCCGCTCGGCATCGGCGCAGGAAGCGTGATCGAGCAAGCGATCATCGACAAGAATTGCCGAATCGGTCAAGGTGTGCGCGTGGTCAACGAGCAAAAACTGGAGACGAGTCCGGAATCCTCCGAGTCGATGGTCGTCGATGGAATTGCCGTCGTGCAGCGCGGGGCGACCCTGCCGGATGGCTGGAAGCTTTAAAACCCTTCTGCAGGTCGAGCATCTCACACTTCGATGCGAACATGCGACGGGAATGTTTCGTCACCTTCCCTGCCGCTTCGATTGCTATCGGCTGATGCGATCCTTTGCCGAGTGGGTCTTGCACCCACGGAAAATGAACACCATTTCACGGCGCACCGAGAAATGTGGGTTCATCGCCGCACGGCGGCATCTTCTTTATCACGGGATCGGGGACGTTGGATTTGCCATGTATGACCCGATGCGCGCCGCAATGCTCGACGTCGGAATCAACTTCGCACAGTTAGCCGGTTCTCCGTTTCTAGTGCAGCGGGCTTCCATGCTTTGCTAGTTCGCGAAAATGGCCGGCTCGATTCTGGCGAAAACGGCGTTTGAATGTAGCCGTCACGTTCCTGTACTATAGAGTGGAGTGAAATTGATCTTCGGCGGCGTTCGTCGTACTTACGCTGGAACCGTGTGGTATGTTCCTTACGTTCGATCATCCTTGGTATTTGGCGCTGCTGCTGGTTGTACCGGCGGTTTGGCTGCTGGGATTTCGCGGCCTATCGGGTTTGGGCAGACTTCGACGAGTCGTCGTCCTTGGGCTGCGGAGCGCGGTGCTCGTTATTTTTGTCCTGGCGCTAGCGCAGGCGCAATGGGTCCGCACGAGTAATCGGCTGACGGTCGTTTATTTGTTGGATCAGTCGCTGAGTATTCCTGAAGAGCAGCGGCGGATGATGGCGGAATTTGTCAACCAATCGGTTGCAAAGCATCGGCTCTCCGAGCGGCAGGACCGAGCCGCCGTCATCGTGTTTGCGAAACAGGCAGCGGTCGAACAGCCTCCCATCGACGACAGCATTCATTTGAGCGCAAAGGTGGAATCGCCGCTCGATACGACGCACACGAACTTGGCCGGGGCGCTCAAGCTGGCGCTGGCCACGCTGCCAGCCGATTCGGCCAGTCGCGTAGTGGTGGTCAGCGACGGCAATGAAAACTACGGCAATGCTCTGGAAGAAGCGAGGCTGCTGGCCGAGCAGGGCGTGGGCATCGACGTTGTGCCCGTGCGCTATGCGGCGCGATCGGAAGTCGCGGTGGCGAAAGTCGCGGTGCCCTCGGACGTTCGCGCCGGGCAACCGTTCGATTTACGAGTCGTCGTCGACAACACCGCGCCGCCGGCCGTGGAATCCGGATCGGTGAAGGGAACATTGCAAATCTATCGCAAGTCGCGCGACCGTGAGGAACAGATTGCCAGTCAGCCGGTGGAGCTGGCCCCCGGAAAACGAGTGTTTAGTATGCGCGAGCAAATCGACTCTGCCGACTCGTTTACCTACACCGCCCGGTTTGTCCCCGACGACGAAGCAGCCGACCACCTTCGGCAAAACAACGAGGCCAGCGGTTTCACGCAGGTTCGCGGACAAGGGCAAGTGCTGCTGATTGAAGATTCTACCAGCCCTGGGGACTTCGATTTTCTCGTTGAGCACCTCCGCCGGGAGCAATTGCATGTGACCGTCGTCAACAGCGACGAAATGTTCACCTCGCTTGGGCAGCTGCAGCCGTTCGACACCGTTGTTTTAGCCAATGTTCCGCGCGAGGCGATTTCTCGACAACAGATAGAAATGTTGGTGGCGAACACCCAACAATTGGGCGCAGGATTGATTGTGCTGGGCGGTCCGAACAGTTTTGGCGCTGGAGGCTGGGCGGATTCGAAGCTGGAAGAAGCCTTGCCGGTGTACTGCCAGGTGAAGAATCCCGCGATCCGGCCCGTCGGCGCGCTGGGATTGGTGATTGATCGATCTGGCTCGATGACCGGAGAGAAAATTGAAATGGCCGTTCGCGCGGCCCGTGCTTCGGTCGATATGGTCGGCGACCGCGATTATATCACGGTGAGCGCGTTCGATTCATCGGGCTATCTGATCGTGCCATTGGTGAAAAAAGGAGAATCGCAGTCGATTCACTCGCGAATCAATCGGATTAGCGCCGACGGAGGCACGAACATGGAGCCAGCGCTCCGCATCGCAGCCGCACAGCTTGGAAAGGCCAGTGAGGCAGCCGTCAAACATATGGTCGTGCTGACCGACGGCCACACGGAAGGGAGCAACTATCCACCATTGATCGAAAGCATTCGCCGCGGCGGCATTACTCTGTCGGCCGTCGCCGTCGGCGGCGACGCCGATTTGCAACTGCTCGACAAGCTGGCAAGGGCTGGAGGCGGTCGATTTTATCATGCCAAGACCGCGCGGATTTTGCCTCGAATCTTTCAGACTGAAGCCCGCGTCGTTTCGCGGCCGCTGGTGTACGAGAAGAAGTCGGGAATGCAGCCGCAGATCAAATTCCAGCACGAGATATTGAAGGGCATCGACGCTCCGCCGCCGGTGACGGGTTATGTACTTACCACGCGCAAGGAAAGCCCGCTGGTGGAAGTGGCGCTCGTCAGTCCGCTGCCGGCCGAAGAGGAAAACCGCACACTACTGGCCACCTGGACTTACGGTTTGGGCAAGGTGGTGGCGTTTACGAGCGACGTCGGGCAACGCTGGGCGGCCAACTGGCCGAACTGGCCGAACTACGACAAGTTGTTCAGCCAGATGGTGCGCTGGTCGATGCGCCCCTCCGGCGATCAGGGAAATTTCTCCGTAGCTACCGAGGTACGCGACGAAAAGGTGCAGGTCGTTGTGAACGCACTCGACAAGAACGACGAGTTTCTCAATTTTCTTGCCCCGATGGGGAGCGCAGTCGGTCCCGACATGAAGCCTCGCGATTTGCGACTGAAGCAGACGGCCCCCGGCCGTTATGTCGGCGAATTCGCTGCGCAGGATGCGGGAAACTACTTCTTGATGATTGCCGCCGCGCCGGGGTCGGCGCCAAACATGACGGCGGTCAACGTGCCGTATTCGTCGGAGTTTCTCGATCGCGACTCGAATGACGGGTTGCTGACGGCACTGGCGGAAATGACACCGGCCGACAGTCAACCAGGAATGTTGATCGAGGCCAGCGGAGCATCCCCCGTCGCCAGCCTCGCAGCGGTCGACGTGTTTCGGCATAATCTGCGCAAAGCCAGCAGCCGTCAGGACGTCTGGCCGCAATTGATGTTATTGGCAAGTTGCCTGTTTTTCTGCGACGTGTTCGTGCGGCGGGTTCATGTCGACCTGACGCCGCTGCCGGGGCTGCTGGTTCGTGCGCGCGACAGGTTGCTGCGCCGCGATGCGCCGACTGCGGTTCAAACCATCGCCCGACTCCGTAGCCGCAAGGCAGCCCTGGTCGAGTCGCTCGAATCACAGCGGGCATCCGTGCGATTTGAGCCTACTACGGAGAATGACCCTCTAGGCTCCATGGCGTCAAACTCGCCAGTCGCTGACGCGTCACCAGTCGCCAACGACCCTGTAGCGCAATCGGTCACCGCTCTAGAAGCGGAAAGCTTCACGAGCCGGTTGCTTAAAGCAAAGCGCCAAGCGCTGGAAAATCGGCCTGACTGATCGCGAATGGTAAAGGCACCGCAAGGCAATCGCCACAAGACCGCTTGTTGTCGGAGTTCGACATCAAAGGCGAACCGAGAACTGCCCAGCGGCGCGGTTTATGCCGTCACCGCGGCCGGTTCCCACAGCCGGCTAAAGTGGCGCAGTTCGCGATTTTTCCAGCCTGCTTTGTGATAGGCGTAGCCAGCGATCAGTGGCAAGGCCAGCGTGGCTTCGCTGAAGACCATTTGTTCATAGGCCGTATCGACTTTGCCCCAGCTTGAGGCTTCCTTGAGCGTGCTGCTGGAGAGCGCGCCGTCGCGCACGTCGGCAACCGTGACTTGCACCGCGTATTTATGCATCGGCGGCTCTTCACCGAGGATGTCGGCGGCCACAACGATGTCTTGCGTAAAATTTTTCGGCACGCCGCCGCCAAGCATGAAGATGCCCGTCGTCGGGTTCTTCATTTTAATCTGCGTCAATTCGTAAAAGTCTTTGACGCTATCGAGGGACACTTTGGGCCGATCGCCGCGGGCGTGTTGGTGCGCCACTAAGCCGAACCCGGCCGAGCAGTCGGAAAACGCCGGGCAGAAAATCGGGACGTCGTTGTCGAACGCCGTGCGAACGATCGAACCTTCGCCCTTGCCTTGATCCGCCAGCCACGAGCCCATCGCCTGGATAAATTCGCGCGAGCTATAGGGTCGCGGCGGAAGTTCATCGGCGATGATTCGCGTCGTGTCGTCGCAAACGCGAAGCTCCTCCTCGTCGATCAGCGTGTCGTAGATCCGGTCGACCTGCAACTCGCGAAGCAGGTCGTCGTCCAGTCCAGCTTTGAGCCGTTCTTCGGCAATGTAATGCTTGAATCCGAGCGCCTCGAAGAAATCTTGGTCGACGATGTTCGCTCCGGTGCTGACGATGCAATCGACCATTCGGCTGCGGATCATTTCGACAAAAATGCCTTTCAGCCCCGCGCTCACGAGCGAGCCCGCCAAGCACAAAATAATGCCACAATCTTTGTCGCGGATCATGCGGTCATAAATGTCGGCCGCGCGGGCCAAATCGCGGGCGGAGTACGCCATGCTGCGCATCGAATCGACCAACCCGACCACGTTGTGCCGAGTGATATCGACGTGCTCGATCGTCGCGGACAGAAGCTGTTGCTTGGTTGGCATGAAGGGATCCCTTTGCGAAAAGTTATTGTGATTCGGTGCGAAAATCGGCTATCAGACTGACAGCGCGCGGCCATGCGACAATGGCGAGCGGCACATTCGCGAAATTGTAGCAAAACCTGTGATGCAGTTAAGGGGAAATCGCCGGCCCTCAACTTGCGGCGACTTCACCTAGGACCGCACTGATCTGCCGGCGCGACATGTCATGTCACACCGCTCCTTAAGCAATCGCATAGCGATGACCGACGAATCGCTAGGAGGTGAGACACACTCACCCGACCGTCCCTAGCTGTTTGAGTAACTCCAAAGTGTAAATCCCCGTAGCGTGTCCGTCGCTGAACTCGATTGAGTACGCATAGTTTCCGACCGGCTCCATGTTGGTAATTTGCAGTGGCCGAGTTTCCGCGGCCGACAGCACGGGCAACACGTTGCTCGGTGGGGGCGGAGCAGAACGCTTTTCGCGGCATGTTGCGCAGGGACAGGCGCTGCGCAGCTCCTGGAACGTGTACTGTCGCCGCTGGCCGTCGTTCCATTCGATGGAGAGCGAGTGATCCGACGCGCGGGCGAGTTTAGTGGAGTGAGGGTTCATTCTATTGCGGTGGCTCCAAGCCGCCGATGAATTGCTGAATTTGCTCAATGGCCACGGCGGCTGGAAGCCGCCGCTACGACTACTCACATTTTTTTCTCTGATCAATAAACCGCTTTCCCTTCCCTTCGAATCGCGGCAATGAGCCCAGTGGGGCCAGCGAAACCTCGACGTTCAAACCCAGGCGCACTTTGATCTCCTGGGCGATCCGTGCAGGCTGTTCCAGCCGGTCTTCAATCTCAATCTGGAGTCGATCCATTTCCGACAATTTGTACACGGTTACCCGATATTCCACCACCTCGGGAAAGCTGCGCAAGATATGGTCGATGCTACTGGGGAAGACGTTCACGCCGCGAACGACGAGCATGTCGTCGTTTCGCCCGAGCACGCCGCCGGCGAGCATGACGAAGCGATTTCGGCCCTCGTGTAACCAAGTTGGCCGCACAACATCGCCTGTTCGGTAGCGAATGACCGGGCAGCCGGCGCGGCCGAGCGTGGTAAGAACCAGTTCCGCGTCTTCGCCATCAGCCGCCGATCCGCCAGTCGCTAGTGACAGGAATTCAGCAATGAACTCCGCTTCGATCACATGCAACCCGGTGCCGTTCATATCGCCGCAACCCCAAGGTCCAATCTCTGTCGCACCGCAATGGTCGTGAATCTCGGCTTTCCAAAGCTCCTGCAATCGCTGTCGCACCGCTGGCACGGAACCACCCGGTTCTCCTGCAAGCAACAATAACCGCACCCCCAGCCGCCCGATATCGATTTCGTGCTGTGCCCCCACCTCCGCTAGATGCAGTGCATAGCTCGGTGTGCAACAGACGATACTCGGCCTCTGGCTGCGGGCCAGTTCCAGCCGCTGAAGCGTCCGCATTCCGCCGGTCGGAATCACGAGCACCCCGCGGTCGCATAGCGCATCGTAACCACCCCAAAAGCCGATATGCGGCCCGAAGGAAAATGCCATGAGTGCTCGATCGTGGGCCGCCACTTCCGCTGCATCGAGCACATACTGCCAACACTCGACGATCCATTGCCAATCGTCGGGCGTATCGAGCACAACCATAGGTCGCCCCGATGTACCGGAAGTTTGATGAAATCGCGAATATTGCTCGCGCGGCCAGGTGCGATTGTTGGTGACGTCGCCGTTGCTGGGAGCGCCGATCAGTTCTTCTTTGAACGTAAACGGCCACTCCGCCAGTTCCGCCAGCGACTTGAGCGGCCGTTTGACTCGTGCGAGTTTGTGCGAATAGAACTCGTTGCCGGGCCAAACAGTTTCGAGCAGCGCATTCAGCCGGCCGAGTTGGAATTGCTCCAATTCGCGACGCGGCAGCGATTCCAAACGACGACGATCGGCGGCAGAAGTGTGAGGCATCGATGAATTGTACGCGCTAATTGCGAGCTTGTTTAGTCATACCACGCCGACGCGACGGCGTGGGTCGGCCAAAATTCGAGGTTCGATTTTTTAGCTTCGTCGTCGCGGCTGTGTCGATTTGCGACTGCGACGATTTAATGCGACCGCTGCCGCAACGCTTCGTAAAATAGCACCGCCGCCGCCGCCGAGACATTCAAACTATCGGCACTTCCGCGCATCGGCAGCCGGATCGCCGAAATATCGCTGCTGCTCCACGCTGCCGTGAGGCCCTGCGCCTCGCTGCCGAGCACCATCGCGCAGGGCCGCCGAAAGTCACATGTTTCATAGCCGACCGCGCCATCAACTCGCGCTGCAAAAGTCGCTAATTTATTTTGTCGCAGCCAAGCGAGTGTTTCCTGCGTCGACGCCGCAAAGACCGGCAACGTGAATACAGTTCCCAGGCTGGCCCGAATTGTGTTGGGACTGTAGACATCGGCCTTGGCGTCGGCGAGAATCACCGCCGACGCTCCCGCTCCGTCTGCGCTGCGCAATACCGCGCCGACATTTCCCGGCTTTTCGATCCCTTCGAGCACCGCCACGAGCGGAGTAGATTTTGAGCAAGAAAATTCGGATTTGAAATTTGAAATATCTGCTTCAAAATCGGCCAGCGCCCGTTGCGGCATATCGGCCACCGCGACGATCCCCTCCCTCCGATCGCCGAAAGCGATCTTGGCAAATACCGCCGAAGTCACGGTGAACCATGCAACGCCTGCGGCGGCAAGATTCTTCAAAATTGTACGGCGCTCAGGCGATTGCTCCGCATCATCGCAAACAAACACTTCGCGCAGCACGACTCCGCCTTGTACCGCTCGCTGAATTTCACGGACACCATCGATGACAATCCGCTGCTGGCGGACACGCTCGCGCGAGCTTCGCAATTTTGCAGCCGATTTCACTCGGGGATTTTGCACGCTCGTAATTTGCATGACCTTGATTCTACCTGCGGCCGTTTACCGAGAGAATGTAGACCATTCTTTCCGTGAAAGGCGATCCGTCTCGCGGAGCCAGTCGCCTACTTTACACCTTTTCATCGGCAAACCAATGCGATATGGTTGCTGGTATGTTGGAACTCGCAAATCTGTAGGATGCGATCCCCTTCGCCGGCGGAACCGCCAAGCATGCCGCCACTCGGAGCAGGGACTTCCCTTTTACACGCCATTAGCTAAATCCTGACTTTATGAGCGCCGAAAGCCGTCTCGCCGAGTTGAAATTGGAACTTCCCCCTGCTCCCCAATCGATGGGCGTTTACAAAATCCTGGTTGTCGCTGGCAACATGGCCTACGTTTCAGGCCACGGGCCGCTCAAGCCGGACAAAACGATGATCACCGGCTGCGTCGGACGCGACATCGATCAAGAAGCCGGCAAAGTGGCCGCGCGACAAACAGGCCTGGCCATACTCGCCTCGCTTCGCGACGGCCTGGGCAGCCTCGATCGCGTCAAGCGAATCGTCAAAACGCTCGGACTGGTGAACTGCGCTCCCGATTTTTACCAGCAACCGGCCGTAATTAACGGTTTCAGCGAGCTGATGGCGGAAGTGTTCGGCTCCGATTCGGGCGTCGGCGCGCGCAGTGCTGTCGGCGCACCGTCGCTGCCGGGCAATATCGCCGTGGAGATCGAAGCGATTTTCGAACTGCACCCGTAACACAGGCTGGCCGCCTGCGGCTGCTACCGGTAAGCGCCACTTCGTCTACATCAATGTCCGTCGTTGCCACGATCATCGAACAGTCATTTTTCGCCCGTCCGGCGCTGACCGTTGCCAAAGAATTGCTCGGGAAGTATTTGGTCAGGCGCGTCGGCAAACGCAAAATTATCGCGCCAATCAACGAAGTCGAAGCCTATATTGGCCCGCGCGATCTGGCCTGCCACGGTCGCTTCGGCCGCACGTTGCGAACCGAAGTCATGTTCGGCCCCGGCGGCCGCTGGTATGTTTATCTCTGCTACGGCATACATTGGATGCTGAACGTGGTCACCGACGAGCCAGGGCATCCTGCCGCCGTACTGCTGCGCGGGGCCGGAAAATTCAACGGTCCCGGCAAGTTGACCAAAGGGCTGCGAATCGATCGACGCCTGAATGCGACCGAGATCGCAGAATCGACGGGACTGTGGATTGAAGACCATGGCATCGTCGTGCGAAAATCGCAAATCGAGCGTACGCCTCGAATCGGAGTCGATTATGCCGGGCCGTGGAAAGATAAGCTGTATCGCTTCACCATGAAATCACCAATCCGCCAATAGCCGAGGATTTAGGTCCACGGCCAGACTATCAAACCATTAGACATTCTTCACCATGCAACTCGCTAAAATTCAACTCGGTGTTCAAGGGCAATTCTTCGGCTTCGTCGAACAGCAAGCGGTGCAGCCACTCGAGCCGACCGCGGACTTGCAAACACTGAACGACCTGTTCGAAGTCAGAGACATCGCCTCAGTGGTTGCCGCGCTGAAGCCGCACGGCCCGCGGTTGCCCTTAAATGAGGTCAGATTGCTTGCACCGATCGACCGCCAAGAAGTATGGGCCGCCGGTGTCACCTACAAGCGCAGCAAGGTGGCCCGTATGGAAGAATCGGAAACTGCGGCCAGTGTTTATGACAGAGTTTACGAAGCTCCTCGGCCGGAATTGTTCTTTAAAGCGACGCCGCACCGCGTTGTTGGGCAGGACCAAGCGGTGCGCATCCGTGCCGATGCCAGTTGGAATGTTCCCGAACCGGAATTGACGCTAGTCCTCAATTCGCGGATGGAACTGGTTGGCTTCACGGTTGGCAACGACATGAGTTCGCGCGACATCGAGGGAGAAAACCCGCTTTATCTGCCGCAAGCGAAAGTGTACGACGACTGCTGCGCTCTCGGCCCTGTCGTAACGCTAGTCGGCGGCATGCCGTCGCGCGACGAAGTGGGCATCCATTTGGTAATTCGTCGCGAAAGAAAGTCTGTCTTCGAGGGGAGCACCAGCATCGCCCAAATGGCTCGCACGTTCGAGGATCTCATCGGTTGGCTTGCGCGCGACAACAGCTTCCCCAAGGGGGTATTCTTGCTAACTGGGACCGGAATTGTGCCAGGCAGCGATTTCACTTTGGCGGTCGGAGATAT includes:
- a CDS encoding glucose-1-phosphate adenylyltransferase, with translation MQNVLAIVLGGGRGTRLYPLTKYRSKPAVPLAGNYRLIDIPLSNCINSGLQRMYVLTQFNSVSLHRHIRRTYMFDGFSGGFVEILAAQQTNESSNWYQGTADAVRQNLRYVEESNADYVLILSGDQLYRMNYAEMLATHQQAGADVSIAAMPVTRSAAHAFGIMRVDDTGRVVGFLEKPKTDAEADMVRTEPAWIDAHGVPSKGRDLLASMGIYLFNRKELIDVLTKTEYHDFGREVFPASMRARKVHMHLFDGFWEDIGTIKSFYECNLELARPNPPFVLASANAPIYTRTRFLPPSQIVGAKITNSMISSGCHIEAGATIENSVVGLRTWIGRDVVIRNSVLLGNDYYEASDQNSHRGIPLGIGAGSVIEQAIIDKNCRIGQGVRVVNEQKLETSPESSESMVVDGIAVVQRGATLPDGWKL
- a CDS encoding VWA domain-containing protein gives rise to the protein MFLTFDHPWYLALLLVVPAVWLLGFRGLSGLGRLRRVVVLGLRSAVLVIFVLALAQAQWVRTSNRLTVVYLLDQSLSIPEEQRRMMAEFVNQSVAKHRLSERQDRAAVIVFAKQAAVEQPPIDDSIHLSAKVESPLDTTHTNLAGALKLALATLPADSASRVVVVSDGNENYGNALEEARLLAEQGVGIDVVPVRYAARSEVAVAKVAVPSDVRAGQPFDLRVVVDNTAPPAVESGSVKGTLQIYRKSRDREEQIASQPVELAPGKRVFSMREQIDSADSFTYTARFVPDDEAADHLRQNNEASGFTQVRGQGQVLLIEDSTSPGDFDFLVEHLRREQLHVTVVNSDEMFTSLGQLQPFDTVVLANVPREAISRQQIEMLVANTQQLGAGLIVLGGPNSFGAGGWADSKLEEALPVYCQVKNPAIRPVGALGLVIDRSGSMTGEKIEMAVRAARASVDMVGDRDYITVSAFDSSGYLIVPLVKKGESQSIHSRINRISADGGTNMEPALRIAAAQLGKASEAAVKHMVVLTDGHTEGSNYPPLIESIRRGGITLSAVAVGGDADLQLLDKLARAGGGRFYHAKTARILPRIFQTEARVVSRPLVYEKKSGMQPQIKFQHEILKGIDAPPPVTGYVLTTRKESPLVEVALVSPLPAEEENRTLLATWTYGLGKVVAFTSDVGQRWAANWPNWPNYDKLFSQMVRWSMRPSGDQGNFSVATEVRDEKVQVVVNALDKNDEFLNFLAPMGSAVGPDMKPRDLRLKQTAPGRYVGEFAAQDAGNYFLMIAAAPGSAPNMTAVNVPYSSEFLDRDSNDGLLTALAEMTPADSQPGMLIEASGASPVASLAAVDVFRHNLRKASSRQDVWPQLMLLASCLFFCDVFVRRVHVDLTPLPGLLVRARDRLLRRDAPTAVQTIARLRSRKAALVESLESQRASVRFEPTTENDPLGSMASNSPVADASPVANDPVAQSVTALEAESFTSRLLKAKRQALENRPD
- a CDS encoding deoxyhypusine synthase, encoding MPTKQQLLSATIEHVDITRHNVVGLVDSMRSMAYSARDLARAADIYDRMIRDKDCGIILCLAGSLVSAGLKGIFVEMIRSRMVDCIVSTGANIVDQDFFEALGFKHYIAEERLKAGLDDDLLRELQVDRIYDTLIDEEELRVCDDTTRIIADELPPRPYSSREFIQAMGSWLADQGKGEGSIVRTAFDNDVPIFCPAFSDCSAGFGLVAHQHARGDRPKVSLDSVKDFYELTQIKMKNPTTGIFMLGGGVPKNFTQDIVVAADILGEEPPMHKYAVQVTVADVRDGALSSSTLKEASSWGKVDTAYEQMVFSEATLALPLIAGYAYHKAGWKNRELRHFSRLWEPAAVTA
- a CDS encoding DUF971 domain-containing protein, with the translated sequence MNPHSTKLARASDHSLSIEWNDGQRRQYTFQELRSACPCATCREKRSAPPPPSNVLPVLSAAETRPLQITNMEPVGNYAYSIEFSDGHATGIYTLELLKQLGTVG
- a CDS encoding phenylacetate--CoA ligase family protein codes for the protein MPHTSAADRRRLESLPRRELEQFQLGRLNALLETVWPGNEFYSHKLARVKRPLKSLAELAEWPFTFKEELIGAPSNGDVTNNRTWPREQYSRFHQTSGTSGRPMVVLDTPDDWQWIVECWQYVLDAAEVAAHDRALMAFSFGPHIGFWGGYDALCDRGVLVIPTGGMRTLQRLELARSQRPSIVCCTPSYALHLAEVGAQHEIDIGRLGVRLLLLAGEPGGSVPAVRQRLQELWKAEIHDHCGATEIGPWGCGDMNGTGLHVIEAEFIAEFLSLATGGSAADGEDAELVLTTLGRAGCPVIRYRTGDVVRPTWLHEGRNRFVMLAGGVLGRNDDMLVVRGVNVFPSSIDHILRSFPEVVEYRVTVYKLSEMDRLQIEIEDRLEQPARIAQEIKVRLGLNVEVSLAPLGSLPRFEGKGKRFIDQRKKCE
- a CDS encoding RNA methyltransferase, with the translated sequence MQITSVQNPRVKSAAKLRSSRERVRQQRIVIDGVREIQRAVQGGVVLREVFVCDDAEQSPERRTILKNLAAAGVAWFTVTSAVFAKIAFGDRREGIVAVADMPQRALADFEADISNFKSEFSCSKSTPLVAVLEGIEKPGNVGAVLRSADGAGASAVILADAKADVYSPNTIRASLGTVFTLPVFAASTQETLAWLRQNKLATFAARVDGAVGYETCDFRRPCAMVLGSEAQGLTAAWSSSDISAIRLPMRGSADSLNVSAAAAVLFYEALRQRSH
- a CDS encoding RidA family protein produces the protein MSAESRLAELKLELPPAPQSMGVYKILVVAGNMAYVSGHGPLKPDKTMITGCVGRDIDQEAGKVAARQTGLAILASLRDGLGSLDRVKRIVKTLGLVNCAPDFYQQPAVINGFSELMAEVFGSDSGVGARSAVGAPSLPGNIAVEIEAIFELHP
- a CDS encoding DNA-3-methyladenine glycosylase, whose amino-acid sequence is MSVVATIIEQSFFARPALTVAKELLGKYLVRRVGKRKIIAPINEVEAYIGPRDLACHGRFGRTLRTEVMFGPGGRWYVYLCYGIHWMLNVVTDEPGHPAAVLLRGAGKFNGPGKLTKGLRIDRRLNATEIAESTGLWIEDHGIVVRKSQIERTPRIGVDYAGPWKDKLYRFTMKSPIRQ
- a CDS encoding fumarylacetoacetate hydrolase family protein — translated: MQLAKIQLGVQGQFFGFVEQQAVQPLEPTADLQTLNDLFEVRDIASVVAALKPHGPRLPLNEVRLLAPIDRQEVWAAGVTYKRSKVARMEESETAASVYDRVYEAPRPELFFKATPHRVVGQDQAVRIRADASWNVPEPELTLVLNSRMELVGFTVGNDMSSRDIEGENPLYLPQAKVYDDCCALGPVVTLVGGMPSRDEVGIHLVIRRERKSVFEGSTSIAQMARTFEDLIGWLARDNSFPKGVFLLTGTGIVPGSDFTLAVGDIVEIAIDGIGTLKNSIMQRPSCTTP